CCGTACTGGCCCGTCATGATGGCCGTGCGGCTGGGGATGCACGCAGAGGAGGCGATGGTGTGGTTGCGCAACACGACGCCGTGCCGCTGCATCTTCACGAAGCCAGGGAACAGCGAGGCATAGGGGTTGTTCGCGCTCAGGGACTGGAACCCGAGCAACTCCTTGAGGGGCTCGGCGAAGCCGCCCTCCGAGCCGTAGGGAAACCGAGGGAAGCGCATCTGGTCGACCATGATGACCAGCAAGTTGCGCGGAGGCGACGGCGGCTTCTGACGGCTCATAGGTCAGTGACTCCTAGGTAGGTGTATCGATCCTCTCAGGAGCCCGGACACAAGGCGACCGCGAAGTCCCTGTCCAGGGCGACCGCTTTGAACAGAGGGCGTGTGGCGCACTCCGAAGCCCGCCACGTAGGGAGGCACCTTGACGGATACCTCGGAAGCCCGACGTCCCGAGTCGGAGGGAGGGGCACGGATCTTCCTGTGCCCGGATCAGTGGGAGCATTGAACTCAGAGTGAAAACGGGGCTGTAATGGTGGCGTCGACGCACACAAAGGCCCTCTCTTCGATGAAACGACTGCTCCTTCACACCACCCTGCTCTTCTCGGTCGTGCTGACCGCGGCTGCGTGCGGTGACTCACCCCCTGGCGAGCCCGACAGTGGCATCGATGCGGGCACCCAGGATTCTGGCACTCCCGGCGGTGACTCGGACGCGGGCTCCTCGGATGGCGGCTCCTCCGACAGCGGCACGGACCCTGGCGTCCCAGATGGAGGCTCCTCCGATAGCGGCACGGACCCAGGCAATCCGGATGGTGGCTCCCCCGACGGCGGCACGGACCCAGGCACTCCGGATGGCGGCGCTCCCGACAGCGGCACGAACCCGGGCACCCCGGATGGGGGCGCTCCCGATGGAGGCAATGGAGGGGGCACCGATGCGGGTACCCAGCCCCTGCCCACGGACCCTGCTGATCCGAACAACGCCTCGAAGGACACCGACTGCGATGGGCTGAGCGACAAGGTCGAGTTCGAGACGGACCGTGGAGACAACAGGAAGACCCACCCTGGCGTGGCGGACACCGACGGTGACGGACTCCTGGATGGGCTCGAGCTGGGCATCGCCACCCCGGTGGCGGGCACCAGCTGCGTCCTCCCACCGGACGCCGACCCCCTGTTGAAGACGAGCCCCGTCCGCGCGGACACGGACGGCGATGGCCTGAAGGATGGCCTGGAAGACGCGAACCGGAACGGTCGGGTGGATCCAGGTGAGACCCACCCGCTGCGCCTGGACACCGACTGTGACGGCCTGATCGACGGCCCAAGCAGCGGGAGCACGCAGGGAGAGGACGAGAACGCCAACGGCACTCCGGAGCCCTCCGAGACCGACCCTCTCGAGTTCGACACCGACGGGGATGCTCTCTCGGACGGCGTGGAGCAGGGCGTCACCGTCAACGCGGAGCCGGCCCACTGCACTGGAATCTTCATCCCGGATGCGGACCCCAACACCACCACGGACCCGACGAACCCGGACTCGGACTCGGATGGGGTGAGCGACGGCACCGAGGACAGCAACCAGAATGGCAGGGTGGACCCGGGCGAGATGGATCCCCAGGTCCCGGACGCATCAGGGCCGGTCGGCCAGGTGTGCCCCACCAATCAGCTGCGCCCCGTCTCCTTCCAGTCGCCAGAGGGGCTGGACCTCAAGCTGGCGCTACCGCCCTCCTTCACGGAGGTCACCCCCATCCAGATGAACAACGAGGCGAAGGGCCTGGTGGGCTACGACAACACCTCCCATGTCACCTTCCTCGCCATCCATCGCGCCGCGCCGATGGGCTCCATGGATCCACTCGGCGATGAGGAGGCGCTGCGGCCCGCCATTGCCTCCCAGGGCGCGCTGTTCAACCGCACCGCCCAGCTCTTCACCACCTGGGACGGCTTCCCCGCCGTGCAGGCCTTCTACGATCAGGTCGGCTCGACCACGGACCTCAAGCGCCGCACCGATGCGCTCGTGGACGCGCTGGCGCCAGGCAGCACCGGCCGGCTCAGCCCGCCCGCCTCCGGCTACACCGGCAACTTCCGGCTCCAGGCGCTGTTCGTCCACCGCTCCGACCAGAGCGTGGTGGTGCTCATCGCGGTGGCGCCCCTGCAGAACGTGACGGGGCCCAATCACAGCACCCCGGCGGTCTTCTCCGCCAAGGATCTGTCGGCGGGCTCCGCGCTGGCTCAGTTCGGCGAGCCCACCCGGGTGGCGTGTGAGCGCTTCCAGCTCTCTCCGTCGAACAAGGTGGACTTCCTCTTCGTCGTGGACGACAGCGGCTCGATGATGACCTCGCAGCTGTCCCTGGCCGCCAGCGCTCAGGCCGCGGTGGATGCGCTCAACGCCTCCTCGCTGGACTGGCGGATGGCCATGGTCACCTCCAACTACCACTTCGGGACCCAGGCCAACTCGGGCAGGTTGCGGCGCTTCACCCGCAACGTGAACAAGGTGAGAGCCTGGCTCACGGAAGGCAGCACCTGCCAGGGCAATGTCTGCACTGGCGTACCCACCACTCCCGCGCCGGCCACCTGCCCCGCCGATACCAGCGAGGGCGCCAATGGCGGCTGCTGGCTCGGCATCAACGGCAGTGGCTCAGAGGGGATCCTCGGCGCGGCCCGTAAAGCCATCGACGACCTCACGCCAGGCTCCAGTCCAGGCACCGAGGTGGACCACCTGGCGCGCCAGGACGCCAAGCTCGTAGTGGTGCTGCTCGGAGATGCGGACGACCAGACGATCAGCTACGGCGCAACGCAGACCAACTGTGGCTCCGGAGGCACCCAGGACAGGGCTGGCTCAAGCTGCGAGTCCGTCCAGAACTTCGTGAGGTTCTTCGGCGACAAGGCCAACCCCACCCTGGTGCCCACCAACAAGACGTCGAAGCACATCACCGTACACGGCATCGTCTGCCCTTCCGGCAGCTTCTGCGGATGTACCGAGGGCTCGGGCTGCAATGCGACCAACGCCTCCCGCGAGTTCAACCCGCAGCCGATGAATGGGTTGTCCCAGCAGCGTCACAGCGTGGTGGTCAACGTCTCGGGCGGAGTGCTCGGCTCCATCCTCGACGTCAACTCCATCATCGCCTCGATGGAGGTGATCATCGACAACGTCATCGGTAGTTCGGGCTACCCGATGAGCAACCCCCCCATCGGCGCCTCCATCAAGGTGGCCATGGATAGCGTGAGCGACCCCTCGGCGTGTACCGCCCATGACATTCCACGCAGCACGATCAACGGCTTCGACTTCGACGGGCAGGCGCGGACCCTCTCGCTGTTCGGCGCCTGCCGCCCAGCGAGCGAGGCCAGCCAGGGAGCGGTGTCCTTCCGGTACTGGGTGGACACGCAGGAAGACCCGAACGGTATCGCTCCCTGCGCGGAGGATCCGCGCTACTCCCCGACGGAGCCGGACCACTGCGCCGGCCTCTTGTGGGGCTGCAACGCCACGGGAGACCAGTGTGTCTGCATGCCCGACTGCGGCGGAGCGTGTGGCACGGGCACGCGGTGTGCCCTGAGCACCTGCACCTGCGAGCCGATCGGCGGCTGAGGCGAGGCGCAGGCGACGGAAAACAAAACACCGGCCTCCCTTTCGGGAGTGCCGGTGCGGGAACCTCTCCCTCCGAGTCGACGGGCTCAGGTCTCGTAGCCGGTCTGCTCGAAGACGATGACCTTCTTTGACTGGGGGAAGAGGATGACGAAGAGGCGGAACCAGCCGTCGGCACCGGCCGCCACCGGGTACTCGTGGTAGCGCGTCGCCACCTGCACGTTCTCCGTGCCATTGCCGTAGGTCGCGAGGATCTGCGCGTGCAGGGGATCGAACTCCGAGTACAGGTAGGCCCGGGCCTGCGAGTAGCTGAGCGCGATGGCGTCATCGGCCGCGTATTGGCTGTACTCCTGCAGCGCCATCACCGCCGCGTCCGCATGGGTGAGCGTCGGCGGGCTCGTGTACGGCCACGCGAAGTCGAAGCGGCGCAGCGAGCCCTCGGTCCAGTGATGCACGTCGTTGCCCGCCTCCAGCGTCGCCTCGAGCTGGGCGGTGATGCTCTGCTCCGACAGGGCCAGCTCGACGCCAGACGTGTCCGAGACAGGCGACGGCGTGGGGCACGCGCCGCTCAGGCACGTGGTCTGCAACCGGAACTGCTTGCCCGAGCCGCTGCCCGAGCTCACCACCACCAGGTACTCACCCGCCGTCAGGGGCACCTCGTCGATCTTGCTCAGGTCGCCATAGCCGTAGTTGTCGTCCTGCTTGTACGGCTGGATGCCGTAGC
This portion of the Hyalangium ruber genome encodes:
- the cglD gene encoding adventurous gliding motility lipoprotein CglD; amino-acid sequence: MKRLLLHTTLLFSVVLTAAACGDSPPGEPDSGIDAGTQDSGTPGGDSDAGSSDGGSSDSGTDPGVPDGGSSDSGTDPGNPDGGSPDGGTDPGTPDGGAPDSGTNPGTPDGGAPDGGNGGGTDAGTQPLPTDPADPNNASKDTDCDGLSDKVEFETDRGDNRKTHPGVADTDGDGLLDGLELGIATPVAGTSCVLPPDADPLLKTSPVRADTDGDGLKDGLEDANRNGRVDPGETHPLRLDTDCDGLIDGPSSGSTQGEDENANGTPEPSETDPLEFDTDGDALSDGVEQGVTVNAEPAHCTGIFIPDADPNTTTDPTNPDSDSDGVSDGTEDSNQNGRVDPGEMDPQVPDASGPVGQVCPTNQLRPVSFQSPEGLDLKLALPPSFTEVTPIQMNNEAKGLVGYDNTSHVTFLAIHRAAPMGSMDPLGDEEALRPAIASQGALFNRTAQLFTTWDGFPAVQAFYDQVGSTTDLKRRTDALVDALAPGSTGRLSPPASGYTGNFRLQALFVHRSDQSVVVLIAVAPLQNVTGPNHSTPAVFSAKDLSAGSALAQFGEPTRVACERFQLSPSNKVDFLFVVDDSGSMMTSQLSLAASAQAAVDALNASSLDWRMAMVTSNYHFGTQANSGRLRRFTRNVNKVRAWLTEGSTCQGNVCTGVPTTPAPATCPADTSEGANGGCWLGINGSGSEGILGAARKAIDDLTPGSSPGTEVDHLARQDAKLVVVLLGDADDQTISYGATQTNCGSGGTQDRAGSSCESVQNFVRFFGDKANPTLVPTNKTSKHITVHGIVCPSGSFCGCTEGSGCNATNASREFNPQPMNGLSQQRHSVVVNVSGGVLGSILDVNSIIASMEVIIDNVIGSSGYPMSNPPIGASIKVAMDSVSDPSACTAHDIPRSTINGFDFDGQARTLSLFGACRPASEASQGAVSFRYWVDTQEDPNGIAPCAEDPRYSPTEPDHCAGLLWGCNATGDQCVCMPDCGGACGTGTRCALSTCTCEPIGG